GTGTCGGCAACGTCGCTGTCGACGTGACGCGCGTGCTGAGCAAGACCGCGCCCGAGCTCGACCACACGGACATGCCCCAGCACGTGCTCGACCTGCTGGCGGCGAGCAGCATCACGAGCGTCACCGTGCTCGGGCGCCGCGGCCCGGCCCAGGCCGCCTTCACGACCAAGGAGCTCAAGGAGCTCGGGGAGCTCGCCGGGGCCGACGTGCTCGTGGACGCGCACGACCTCGCGCTCGACCCCGTCAGCGAGGCCGACATCGAGGGTGAGCGGCGCCGGGAGCGCAACCTGGAGGTCCTGGAGGAGTGGTCCACGAGGACGCCGGCCCGAGGCCGCCGCACGATCCGGCTCCGGTTCTTCTCCCAGCCGGTCGAGATCATCGGACCGGACAGGGTCACCGGAGTCCGCGTCGAACGCACCCGGCTCGACGCGGACGGCTCACTGCGTGGGACAGGTGAGTACACGACGATCGATGCCGACCTCGTCGTGCGGTCCGTGGGCTACCAGGGGATGCCGCTTGCCGGTGTCCCCTTCGACGAAGCCCGTGGCGTCGTGCCCCACGACGAGGGCCGCGTCGTCGACGACGGCACCGTCGTCCCCGGGGAGTACGTCGCCGGCTGGATCAAGCGCGGACCGACCGGCATCATCGGGACGAACAAGAAGGACGCCACCGCGACGGTGCACTCGCTGATCGCCGATGCGCCGCAGCTCCCACGTGCGGCCCAACCCGATCCGGACGCGGTGACCACCCACCTGTCGGCCCGCGGCGTCCGCTACGTCGACGTCGACGGGTGGCACGCGATCGACGCCGCCGAGATCGCGCTCGGGGAGTCGAAGGGCCGCCCCCGGACCACCCTGCACGACCGGGAAGCGCTCCTGGAGTCGGCGCGGCGAGGCGTTCGCGACTGAGGCAGGTACCGCGACCGTGGGGACGTCCGCTCAGCGAGCGGTCGGACGCAGGTCGTGGTGCACCCACACGTTCGGTTCGACGTAGACCGCGTGGTCGCCCGCGACGTCGACGTGCACCGGGGAGAGGCCCCCTTCGACCTCGACCGAACCATCCACGTCGAAGGGCAGCCCGGTCCACTCCCGCCACTGCGCGAGCGTGCCGGGGATGACCATCGACAACGGCGCCACGCCGATGATCCGGCCGCCGAGGCGCGCGTGCACCCGCAGCCAGGGGTCGGTGGGCAGCCCGTCCTCGCGCACGCGGCGGGCGTACTCGTCTGCGGGAGTGCGGGGTTCGAGTGCCTTGCGCGTCGGCCGGACCGGCCCGACGAGGTCACGCGTCCCGAGCTCGGCGAAGCGTTGGCGCGCCTCGAAGAGCAACGGCCCGCTCAGCCCCTGACCACGCCGCTTCGGCGCGACCCGCGCCTCGATCAGGCTCACGGTCGTCAGGTCGGGGGTGACCCCCTTCGCCACCATGCGCTCGGCGTACTGCATCGCGTGGTCCCACCCACGCGGCGGCAGGTGCGCCACGTCCGCCTCGAGCGGCACCGCGTGCAGGCGCGCCACGGGCTCGTCGCCGTCGAGGACCACCAGGTGCAGCTGCGGGAAAGCCTCCACCGCGACGTCGTACGCGAAGAGCGAGGTCGGATCCTCGAGCATGAACGGCGGCCAGTCCCCCGGGATCGCCCAGAAGGCGTCGACGAGGTCCGGACGCTCGGCGAGCGAGTACGTCTGCATGGGGACATCCAAGGCGAAGGGGGCGTGGCGTGCCAACGGTTTTCGGCGAGTGGCTTCGAGGCTGCGGCCGCGGACGGCCTCGCACCTCAGCCAGCGTGGGGTGACCGCGGACGGCCTCGCACCTCAGCCAGCGGAGTAGCCGAGCTCGGGATGAAGTGCGCTGCCGTGGGTAGGGTCAACGCATGACGGATCGCGACTTCCGCAACCTGTACCGCCACGGCTTCGCGCGGGTGGCCGCGTGCACGCTGCCGGTGAGGATGGCCGA
Above is a window of Janibacter cremeus DNA encoding:
- a CDS encoding N-acetyltransferase; amino-acid sequence: MQTYSLAERPDLVDAFWAIPGDWPPFMLEDPTSLFAYDVAVEAFPQLHLVVLDGDEPVARLHAVPLEADVAHLPPRGWDHAMQYAERMVAKGVTPDLTTVSLIEARVAPKRRGQGLSGPLLFEARQRFAELGTRDLVGPVRPTRKALEPRTPADEYARRVREDGLPTDPWLRVHARLGGRIIGVAPLSMVIPGTLAQWREWTGLPFDVDGSVEVEGGLSPVHVDVAGDHAVYVEPNVWVHHDLRPTAR
- a CDS encoding FAD/NAD(P)-binding protein codes for the protein MPDNRSAPRPLRVAIIGSGPSGLYAADALTKHDEVEVSIDVFDRLPAPFGLARYGVAPDHLSLRSVRNTLETVLDDPAVRLLANVEVGTDIGVEELHRFYDAIVFTYGAATDQRLEIPGEDLDGAISATELVNWYCGHPDAAGERVEAAITAATSAVVIGVGNVAVDVTRVLSKTAPELDHTDMPQHVLDLLAASSITSVTVLGRRGPAQAAFTTKELKELGELAGADVLVDAHDLALDPVSEADIEGERRRERNLEVLEEWSTRTPARGRRTIRLRFFSQPVEIIGPDRVTGVRVERTRLDADGSLRGTGEYTTIDADLVVRSVGYQGMPLAGVPFDEARGVVPHDEGRVVDDGTVVPGEYVAGWIKRGPTGIIGTNKKDATATVHSLIADAPQLPRAAQPDPDAVTTHLSARGVRYVDVDGWHAIDAAEIALGESKGRPRTTLHDREALLESARRGVRD